One stretch of Archocentrus centrarchus isolate MPI-CPG fArcCen1 chromosome 5, fArcCen1, whole genome shotgun sequence DNA includes these proteins:
- the LOC115780788 gene encoding P2Y purinoceptor 1-like: MSANGTQRACEGINLNFTHSFLPPVFITVFIVGTVSNICGLRSVCVSWKKNGNINIFMFNLGVADLLYLFTLPFLVYYYTRESNWQFGQPFCKVTRFCFNLNLYGSIGFLTCISIYRYLGIVHPMKVMGKITSRHSLAISALVWLLVIIQITPDMFFRKNDEQKPNSCFDTTSTNLTRYYLPYSIGWTVTGFVLPLVIILVCYGHIVVVLSKNNNVNPLLKQRCLKLVVILVILFSVCFIPYHVFRNLNLTTRILKQDGVCHHLFDDIYIAHQIGRCLACLNSAINPLIYIVGNDDFLTKFQHFSNRTRMSLAGLKGAIIYRRPLEMDADSPASAST, encoded by the coding sequence ATGTCTGCAAACGGCACACAAAGAGCTTGCGAGGGCATCAACCTGAATTTTACGCACAGCTTCCTGCCGCCCGTTTTTATCACCGTGTTCATTGTCGGGACAGTGTCTAACATCTGTGGACTGAGAAGCGTGTGCGTGAGCTggaagaaaaatggaaacatCAACATCTTCATGTTCAACCTCGGGGTGGCGGACCTGCTGTATCTCTTCACTCTGCCGTTCCTCGTCTACTATTATACGCGTGAGAGCAACTGGCAGTTTGGACAGCCTTTCTGCAAGGTGACCCGCTTCTGCTTCAACCTCAACCTTTACGGCAGCATCGGTTTCCTTACCTGCATCAGCATCTATAGGTACCTGGGCATTGTGCATCCGATGAAAGTGATGGGGAAAATCACCAGCCGCCACTCTCTGGCCATCAGCGCCCTGGTCTGGCTTTTGGTCATTATTCAGATCACTCCTGATATGTTCTTTCGCAAGAATgatgaacaaaaaccaaactcatGTTTTGACACCACCTCAACCAACCTGACCAGATATTACCTGCCATACAGCATTGGCTGGACTGTCACAGGGTTTGTCCTGCCTTTGGTCATCATTTTGGTCTGTTATGGACACATTGTGGTGGTTCTGTCAAAGAATAACAACGTTAACCCTCTGTTGAAGCAGCGGTGTTTGAAACTGGTCGTGATTCTGGTCATACTGTTCTCTGTTTGCTTTATTCCCTACCATGTATTTCGAAACTTGAATCTGACAACCAGGATTTTGAAACAAGATGGGGTTTGTCACCACCTCTTTGACGACATCTACATTGCGCACCAGATCGGCAGATGCCTGGCTTGTCTAAACAGCGCAATAAACCCGCTGATTTATATAGTTGGAAATGATGATTTTCTCACTAAGTTTCAACATTTCAGTAATCGGACCAGGATGTCTTTGGCCGGACTCAAAGGTGCAATTATTTACCGCAGACCCTTGGAAATGGACGCAGATTCACCTGCGTCAGCGTCGACATGA